One Ricinus communis isolate WT05 ecotype wild-type chromosome 2, ASM1957865v1, whole genome shotgun sequence DNA segment encodes these proteins:
- the LOC8281436 gene encoding protein PIGMENT DEFECTIVE 338, chloroplastic isoform X1, which translates to MQTLFQPCKSLSFQNISLPLNTNNFIVSCNSSVHAKCFHSSSFQLFSSIGLLKSLSFSKNSPLWRSTQISFCSQNDTFDNLSSTQVPEEQEEDRIRENEELELLNKPSPVVINNGLSIEVDKESETIDKDEALAPFLKFFEPRDSLEEIKEEGKELGVIEGNSNGNNEDKEAKKVNVDYYEPKPGDFVVGVVVSGNESKLDVNVGADLLGTMLTKEVLPLYDKEMEYLLCDMEKDAERFMVRGKIGIVKDEAAMSGGPGLGRPVVETGTILFAEVLGRTLSGRPLLSTRRLFRRIAWHRVRQIKELNEPIEVRITEWNTGGLLTRIEGLRAFLPKAELMNRVKNFKELKENVSRRINVLITRINEDNNELILSEREAWEMLNLREGTLLEGTVRKIFPYGAQVRIGETNRSGLLHISNITRSRVTAVSDLLKVDERVKVLVVKSMFPDKISLSVADLESEPGLFVSNKEKVFAEAEEMAKKYRQKLPAVLATRKSATPLSSTLTFDDEATMYANWKWFKFERD; encoded by the exons ATGCAAACCCTTTTTCAGCCCTGTAAGTCTTTATCTTTCCAAAACATTTCATTACCACTTAATACTAACAATTTCATTGTCTCATGCAACTCTTCTGTCCACGCCAAATGCTTTCATTCCTCAagttttcaattgttttctagtattgggTTACTCAAAAGTCTGTCTTTTTCCAAAAATTCTCCACTTTGGAGAAGTACCCAGATCTCTTTTTGCTCTCAAAATGATACCTTTGATAATTTATCAAGTACTCAAGTGCCTGAGGAGCAGGAAGAAGATAGAATTCGAGAGAATGAAGAGCTTGAATTGTTAAATAAGCCTTCTCCTGTAGTTATAAATAATGGGTTAAGTATAGAAGTTGATAAAGAATCTGAAACAATTGATAAAGATGAGGCTTTAGCCCCTTTTTTGAAGTTCTTTGAGCCTAGAGATTCATTAGAAGAAATAAAGGAAGAGGGTAAGGAATTGGGTGTTATAGAGGGGAATAGTAATGGGAATAATGAAGATAAAGAAGCTAAGAAGGTTAATGTGGACTACTATGAGCCAAAACCTGGTGATTTCGTTGTAGGTGTTGTGGTTTCAGGTAATGAGAGTAAGCTAGACGTAAATGTTGGGGCAGACTTGTTAGGCACAATGTTGACAAAGGAGGTGCTGCCTTTGTATGACAAAGAGATGGAATATTTGTTGTGTGATATGGAGAAGGATGCTGAGCGATTTATGGTTAGAGGGAAGATCGGAATTGTTAAAGATGAGGCCGCTATGAGTGGAGGACCAGGGCTAGGAAGGCCGGTTGTGGAGACTGGAACCATACTGTTTGCGGAAGTTCTTGGAAGGACATTAAGTGGCCGGCCATTGCTTTCGACTAGACGTTTATTTCGGCGGATAGCTTGGCATCGAGTGAGGCAG ATAAAAGAACTGAATGAACCTATTGAGGTTAGAATTACAGAGTGGAACACTGGGGGTTTGCTTACGAGAATTGAG GGATTGCGGGCTTTTCTCCCAAAGGCTGAGTTAATGAACAGGGTGAAGAATTTCAAGgagttgaaagaaaat GTGAGTCGTCGAATAAATGTACTGATTACTCGAATAAATGAGGATAACAATGAGCTAATACTGAGTGAAAGGGAAGCTTGG GAAATGTTAAACCTTCGGGAGGGAACGCTTCTTGAAGGAACTGTTAGGAAAATATTTCCATATGGAGCCCAAGTAAGGATTGGTGAAACCAACCGAAG TGGGCTGCTGCATATCTCAAACATCACACGGAGCCGAGTTACTGCCGTCAGTGACTTGCTTAAAGTTGATGAGAGGGTCAAAGTTCTCGTTGTGAAATCAATGTTTCCTGATAAAATTTCGCTCAG TGTTGCTGACCTTGAGAGTGAGCCAGGCCTCTTCGTATCAAATAAAGAG AAAGTGTTTGCTGAGGCAGAAGAAATGGCAAAGAAGTATAGACAAAAGCTACCTGCTGTATTAGCCACTCGTAAGTCAGCAACCCCTCTAAGCAGCACCTTAACTTTTGACGACGAAGCAACTATGTATGCAAATTGGAAGTGGTTCAAATTTGAAAGGGATTAA
- the LOC8281436 gene encoding protein PIGMENT DEFECTIVE 338, chloroplastic isoform X2 translates to MQTLFQPCKSLSFQNISLPLNTNNFIVSCNSSVHAKCFHSSSFQLFSSIGLLKSLSFSKNSPLWRSTQISFCSQNDTFDNLSSTQVPEEQEEDRIRENEELELLNKPSPVVINNGLSIEVDKESETIDKDEALAPFLKFFEPRDSLEEIKEEGKELGVIEGNSNGNNEDKEAKKVNVDYYEPKPGDFVVGVVVSGNESKLDVNVGADLLGTMLTKEVLPLYDKEMEYLLCDMEKDAERFMVRGKIGIVKDEAAMSGGPGLGRPVVETGTILFAEVLGRTLSGRPLLSTRRLFRRIAWHRVSQIKELNEPIEVRITEWNTGGLLTRIEGLRAFLPKAELMNRVKNFKELKENVSRRINVLITRINEDNNELILSEREAWEMLNLREGTLLEGTVRKIFPYGAQVRIGETNRSGLLHISNITRSRVTAVSDLLKVDERVKVLVVKSMFPDKISLSVADLESEPGLFVSNKEKVFAEAEEMAKKYRQKLPAVLATRKSATPLSSTLTFDDEATMYANWKWFKFERD, encoded by the exons ATGCAAACCCTTTTTCAGCCCTGTAAGTCTTTATCTTTCCAAAACATTTCATTACCACTTAATACTAACAATTTCATTGTCTCATGCAACTCTTCTGTCCACGCCAAATGCTTTCATTCCTCAagttttcaattgttttctagtattgggTTACTCAAAAGTCTGTCTTTTTCCAAAAATTCTCCACTTTGGAGAAGTACCCAGATCTCTTTTTGCTCTCAAAATGATACCTTTGATAATTTATCAAGTACTCAAGTGCCTGAGGAGCAGGAAGAAGATAGAATTCGAGAGAATGAAGAGCTTGAATTGTTAAATAAGCCTTCTCCTGTAGTTATAAATAATGGGTTAAGTATAGAAGTTGATAAAGAATCTGAAACAATTGATAAAGATGAGGCTTTAGCCCCTTTTTTGAAGTTCTTTGAGCCTAGAGATTCATTAGAAGAAATAAAGGAAGAGGGTAAGGAATTGGGTGTTATAGAGGGGAATAGTAATGGGAATAATGAAGATAAAGAAGCTAAGAAGGTTAATGTGGACTACTATGAGCCAAAACCTGGTGATTTCGTTGTAGGTGTTGTGGTTTCAGGTAATGAGAGTAAGCTAGACGTAAATGTTGGGGCAGACTTGTTAGGCACAATGTTGACAAAGGAGGTGCTGCCTTTGTATGACAAAGAGATGGAATATTTGTTGTGTGATATGGAGAAGGATGCTGAGCGATTTATGGTTAGAGGGAAGATCGGAATTGTTAAAGATGAGGCCGCTATGAGTGGAGGACCAGGGCTAGGAAGGCCGGTTGTGGAGACTGGAACCATACTGTTTGCGGAAGTTCTTGGAAGGACATTAAGTGGCCGGCCATTGCTTTCGACTAGACGTTTATTTCGGCGGATAGCTTGGCATCGAGTGAG TCAGATAAAAGAACTGAATGAACCTATTGAGGTTAGAATTACAGAGTGGAACACTGGGGGTTTGCTTACGAGAATTGAG GGATTGCGGGCTTTTCTCCCAAAGGCTGAGTTAATGAACAGGGTGAAGAATTTCAAGgagttgaaagaaaat GTGAGTCGTCGAATAAATGTACTGATTACTCGAATAAATGAGGATAACAATGAGCTAATACTGAGTGAAAGGGAAGCTTGG GAAATGTTAAACCTTCGGGAGGGAACGCTTCTTGAAGGAACTGTTAGGAAAATATTTCCATATGGAGCCCAAGTAAGGATTGGTGAAACCAACCGAAG TGGGCTGCTGCATATCTCAAACATCACACGGAGCCGAGTTACTGCCGTCAGTGACTTGCTTAAAGTTGATGAGAGGGTCAAAGTTCTCGTTGTGAAATCAATGTTTCCTGATAAAATTTCGCTCAG TGTTGCTGACCTTGAGAGTGAGCCAGGCCTCTTCGTATCAAATAAAGAG AAAGTGTTTGCTGAGGCAGAAGAAATGGCAAAGAAGTATAGACAAAAGCTACCTGCTGTATTAGCCACTCGTAAGTCAGCAACCCCTCTAAGCAGCACCTTAACTTTTGACGACGAAGCAACTATGTATGCAAATTGGAAGTGGTTCAAATTTGAAAGGGATTAA
- the LOC8281388 gene encoding LRR receptor-like serine/threonine-protein kinase RGI5, with protein sequence MEKLNHSYLLSLILILLAIETSVLFVASLSPDGEALLSLLSAADPDAKSSSSVLSSWNPSSQTPCSWQGITCSPQNRVISLSLPNTFLNLSSLPSELSSLASLQLLNLSSTNISGTIPPSFGQLTHLRLLDLSSNSLSGSIPQELGLLSSLQFLYLNSNRLSGKIPPQLANLTSLQVFCVQDNLLNGSIPSQLGSLISLQQFRIGGNPYLTGEIPPQLGLLTNLTTFGAAATGLSGVIPPTFGNLINLQTLALYDTEIFGSIPPELGLCSELSNLYLHMNKLTGSIPPQLGKLQKLTSLLLWGNSLSGPIPAELSNCSSLVVLDASANDLSGEIPGDLGKLVVLEQLHLSDNSLTGLIPWQLSNCTSLTAVQLDKNQLSGAIPSQIGNLKDLQSFFLWGNSVSGTIPASFGNCTELYALDLSRNKLTGSIPDELFSLKKLSKLLLLGNSLSGGLPRSVANCPSLVRLRLGENQLSGQIPKEIGQLQNLVFLDLYMNHFSGALPIEIANITVLELLDVHNNHFTGEIPSELGELVNLEQLDLSRNSFTGEIPWSFGNFSYLNKLILNNNLLTGSIPKSIQNLQKLTLLDLSYNSLSDTIPPEIGHVTSLTISLDLSSNSFTGELPATMSSLTQLQSLDLSHNLLYGKIKVLGSLTSLTSINISCNNFSGPIPVTPFFRTLSSNSYLQNPSLCQSADGLTCSSRLIRRNGLKSAKTVALISVILASVTIAVIALWILLTRNHRYMVEKSSGASASSPGAEDFSYPWTFIPFQKLHFTVDNILDCLRDENVIGKGCSGVVYKAEMPNGDLIAVKKLWKMKRDEEPVDSFAAEIQILGHIRHRNIVKLLGYCSNKSVKLLLYNYIPNGNLQQLLQENRNLDWETRYKIAVGSAQGLAYLHHDCVPAILHRDVKCNNILLDSKFEAYLADFGLAKMMNSPNYHNAISRVAGSYGYIAPEYGYTMNITEKSDVYSYGVVLLEILSGRSAVESQLGDGLHIVEWVKKKMGSFEPAVLILDSKLQGLPDPMVQEMLQTLGIAMFCVNSSPAERPTMKEVVALLMEVKSPPEEWGKTSQPLIKQSSNQN encoded by the exons ATggaaaaattaaaccattCTTACTTACTATCCTTAATCTTGATACTATTAGCCATTGAAACATCAGTACTTTTTGTAGCCTCTCTTTCTCCTGATGGAGAAGCACTTCTATCTTTATTATCAGCAGCTGACCCTGATGcaaaatcatcatcatcagtcCTTTCTTCATGGAACCCATCAAGCCAAACTCCATGTTCATGGCAAGGCATTACTTGTTCTCCACAAAATAGAGtcatttctctttctcttcctaACACATTTCTTAATCTGTCTTCTCTCCCATCAGAACTCTCTTCTCTTGCTTCTTTACAGCTTCTCAATCTCTCATCAACCAATATCTCTGGTACAATCCCTCCTTCTTTTGGCCAACTTACCCATCTCAGGCTTCTAGACCTCTCCTCTAACTCTCTTTCAGGTTCTATACCACAAGAACTTGGTCTCCTCTCTTCACTTCAGTTTCTTTACTTAAACTCTAATAGATTATCTGGTAAAATACCTCCACAGCTAGCAAACCTTACTTCTTTGCAAGTTTTTTGTGTGCAAGATAATCTACTCAATGGCTCAATACCATCTCAACTGGGTTCTTTAATCTCTCTCCAGCAATTTAGAATTGGTGGAAATCCTTATCTAACAGGAGAGATACCTCCACAGTTAGGACTATTGACCAATCTCACAACTTTTGGTGCTGCTGCAACTGGACTTTCAGGTGTTATACCACCTACATTTGGGAATTTAATCAATCTTCAGACTTTAGCTCTTTATGATACAGAGATATTTGGTTCTATACCACCTGAGCTTGGTTTGTGTTCTGAGTTAAGCAACTTGTATTTGCATATGAATAAGCTTACTGGCTCCATACCTCCACAGTTAGGCAAGTTGCAGAAACTTACTAGCTTGCTTTTATGGGGCAATTCACTCTCTGGACCTATCCCAGCTGAGCTTTCAAACTGCTCATCACTTGTTGTTCTTGATGCTTCAGCTAATGATCTCTCTGGTGAAATTCCTGGTGATTTAGGAAAGTTAGTGGTTCTTGAACAGCTTCATTTATCTGATAATTCACTAACCGGTTTAATTCCCTGGCAGTTAAGTAACTGCACAAGTTTAACTGCTGTGCAGCTTGATAAGAATCAATTATCAGGTGCAATTCCATCGCAGATTGGTAATTTGAAGGATTTGCAAAGTTTTTTCTTGTGGGGTAACTCAGTGTCTGGTACCATACCAGCCTCTTTTGGTAATTGTACAGAATTATATGCGCTTGATCTTTCAAGAAACAAGCTGACAGGATCAATCCCAGATGAGCTTTTCAGTTTGAAGAAATTAAGCAAGCTTCTGCTTTTAGGTAATTCATTATCAGGAGGGTTACCACGAAGTGTGGCAAATTGTCCATCTTTGGTGAGATTGAGACTCGGAGAAAACCAACTTTCAGGTCAGATTCCAAAGGAGATAGGCCAGTTGCAGAATTTGGTATTTCTTGATTTGTACATGAATCATTTTTCTGGTGCACTTCCAATCGAGATTGCCAACATCACAGTTCTTGAATTGTTGGATGTGCACAATAACCACTTTACTGGAGAGATACCATCTGAACTAGGGGAGCTAGTGAATTTGGAGCAGCTTGATCTTAGCAGAAACAGCTTCACAGGCGAAATTCCTTGGAGTTTCGGAAACTTCAGTTACTTGAACAAGCTGATTCTTAACAACAATCTACTAACAGGATCAATCCCAAAATCAATTCAGAATTTGCAGAAGCTGACACTTCTTGATTTAAGCTACAACAGCCTTTCTGATACGATCCCACCTGAAATTGGTCATGTAACAAGCTTAACCATCAGTTTGGACTTGAGCTCAAATTCATTTACTGGAGAGCTCCCTGCCACAATGTCCAGTTTGACTCAGTTGCAATCACTTGATCTTTCCCATAATTTGCTTTATGGAAAGATTAAAGTTCTTGGTTCCCTTACTAGCCTCACTTCCATTAATATCTCCTGCAACAACTTTTCAGGCCCTATACCAGTAACACCATTCTTCAGAACCCTGTCTTCAAATTCATACCTTCAAAATCCAAGTCTTTGCCAGTCTGCAGATGGGTTGACTTGTTCATCGAGGCTTATCAGGAGAAATGGATTAAAATCTGCAAAAACAGTAGCATTGATTTCAGTGATTCTTGCTTCAGTAACCATAGCAGTTATTGCTTTATGGATTCTACTCACTCGAAATCATAGGTATATGGTTGAGAAGTCTTCAGGAGCATCAGCCTCATCACCGGGGGCTGAAGATTTTTCTTATCCATGGACATTTATCCCATTTCAAAAACTCCACTTCACCGTCGATAACATCTTGGATTGTTTGAGAGATGAAAATGTGATTGGGAAAGGTTGTTCTGGTGTTGTCTACAAGGCTGAAATGCCTAATGGGGACTTGATTGCAGTGAAAAAGCTTTGGAAAATGAAACGAGATGAAGAACCAGTGGATTCATTTGCAGCAGAAATTCAAATTCTTGGACACATTCGACATCGGAATATTGTAAAGCTCTTAGGATACTGTTCCAACAAGAGTGTTAAGCTCCTTCTCTACAACTACATTCCGAATGGTAATCTGCAACAGCTGTTGCAAGAGAATAGAAATTTAGATTGGGAAACAAGGTACAAGATTGCAGTAGGATCAGCTCAAGGTCTAGCATATCTTCATCATGATTGTGTGCCAGCAATTCTTCACAGAGATGTCAAGTGCAATAACATACTGCTAGATTCCAAGTTTGAGGCTTATTTGGCAGATTTCGGCCTGGCCAAAATGATGAACTCTCCAAATTATCATAATGCAATATCCAGGGTAGCTGGATCTTATGGTTATATTGCCCCAG AGTATGGATACACCATGAACATAACAGAAAAGAGTGATGTTTATAGCTATGGGGTGGTGTTGCTAGAGATTCTAAGCGGTCGCAGTGCCGTTGAATCCCAACTTGGAGATGGGCTACACATAGTTGAATgggtaaaaaaaaagatgggAAGTTTTGAACCAGCCGTCTTAATACTAGATTCAAAGCTTCAAGGTTTGCCAGATCCAATGGTACAAGAAATGCTTCAAACACTAGGAATTGCCATGTTTTGTGTGAATTCTTCACCGGCAGAGCGGCCGACCATGAAGGAAGTGGTAGCATTGTTAATGGAGGTGAAGAGTCCACCAGAAGAATGGGGAAAGACATCTCAACCCCTAATAAAACAGTcatcaaatcaaaattga
- the LOC8281389 gene encoding uncharacterized protein LOC8281389 has translation MGRRGFRTSFSFLAVSITEEIELKYQKDMHKRSQISLFKLLLRHPFQSSPKPIFPFSLKSQAPSTLTPQFPNSLARKILYFSTNPRHQDLHSCYPTCNALRNHSTESGGGPVPELDVNKEVDMINLKFAEAREEIEMAMESKETVYFNEEAECARAAVKEVFDMFDGLLGKLPDSERAAFRRSMGLKIEQLKAELQQLDD, from the coding sequence ATGGGAAGAAGGGGTTTTAGAACTTCCTTCTCCTTCCTTGCTGTCTCCATTACTGAGGAAATCGaactaaaatatcaaaaagatatGCATAAACGATCACAGATTTCTCTCTTCAAGTTGCTTTTGAGACACCCTTTTCAAAGTTCTCCAAAACCCATATTTCCATTTTCCCTCAAATCACAAGCACCGTCAACTCTGACTCCGCAATTTCCCAACTCACTCGCGCGTAAAATTCTTTACTTCTCCACAAACCCACGTCACCAAGACCTCCATTCTTGTTATCCAACTTGCAACGCTCTCAGGAATCACAGTACTGAGTCAGGAGGTGGCCCGGTTCCCGAGTTGGATGTTAATAAAGAAGTGGATATGATAAACCTTAAGTTTGCAGAAGCAAGAGAGGAGATAGAGATGGCAATGGAATCCAAAGAGACTGTTTATTTCAATGAAGAGGCTGAATGTGCACGTGCTGCTGTTAAAGAAGTTTTCGACATGTTTGATGGGTTATTGGGTAAGCTTCCGGATAGTGAAAGGGCGGCTTTTCGAAGGTCAATGGGGCTTAAAATTGAGCAGTTGAAGGCTGAGCTTCAGCAGTTGGATGATTGA
- the LOC8281390 gene encoding uncharacterized protein LOC8281390, producing MARQLHLKQIPLSTSQAGLAATTLLLCAFVLFMCASHSRKWRRLGSCYGSSNHNPVIELNTDNLILSTGVYGARSCNNDELLVSGEQQQQGVPVWQKNILMGGKCQLPDFSGVIIYDSDGNIVNPARNPHPLLTWK from the coding sequence ATGGCTCGCCAACTTCACCTGAAACAAATACCACTAAGCACATCACAAGCTGGCTTAGCTGCAACCACTCTTCTCTTGTGCGCCTTTGTCTTGTTTATGTGTGCTTCGCATTCCCGCAAATGGCGTCGCTTAGGTTCTTGCTATGGTTCCTCCAACCATAATCCTGTTATAGAACTTAACACTGACAATTTAATACTTAGTACAGGAGTGTATGGTGCTCGCAGTTGCAATAATGATGAACTATTGGTTAGTGGTGAACAGCAACAGCAAGGAGTTCCAGTTTGGCAGAAGAACATACTCATGGGCGGGAAGTGCCAGCTACCAGACTTTTCAGGTGTCATCATTTATGACTCTGATGGAAACATTGTTAACCCTGCAAGAAACCCTCACCCTTTACTCACCTGGAAGTGA